The sequence below is a genomic window from Candidatus Methylomirabilota bacterium.
GTCGTCGGTCGGGTTCATCCGGTACGCGAGCGCCCACAGGAGCGCATCGCCGTTGTCGGGGTCGATGTCGTCGTTGACGGCGATGCAGATTTTGCCGCAGTCGCCCTTGAAGGAGCTGGCACCGTAGAGCGCGCGCCACACCTCGGGGCGCGGCGTCCCCTTCTCCACGGTGACGATCGTGACGCGCAGGAGCCCGGTCAGCGGCTCGTGCAGCGAAACGCGCTTGACCCCGCGGACGCCTAGGGCATCGCGCAGATGCGCCAGGAACAACGGCTCGTAGGCGACCCGCTTGATGACGCTCGACTCGCTCGGCGCCACCTGGCTGATGTACGAGGGGATGATCGGCTCCCGGCGATGGGTGATCGCCGTGACCCGCATCGGCATGTTGAACTCCTCGAGCGCGACGTGGCCGTGCGATTCGCCGAAGGGGGCCTCGGGCTCGACATATTCGGTGTCGATCAGCCCCTCGATGACGACCTCGGCCTCGGCCGGGACCAGGAGGTCGACCGTGCGCCCGCGCACCACGTTGATCGGCTCACCGGCGAGCCCGCCCGCCACGGCGAGCTCGTCGACGCCGATCGGCAGCTTCTGCGGCCCCATGAAGGCGACATAGGGTGGGCAGCCGAGGACGATCGCGCAGGGCATCGTCTTGTCGCCGCGCTTCTGATGCTCGAGGTAATGCAGATAGCCGCCGGCGCCGCCGACGCGGGTGGCCATCCGCACCACCAGCCGGTCCGGCGCTTTCAGCGCGGCCCGGTAGGTTCCCATGTTCTGCAAGCCGGTCTCGGGGTCGCGCGTGATGACGTTGGTCGCGGTCAGGGTCGGCGCGCTGTCCCACCCCGGGGTCGAGATCGGGATCGGAAGTCCGTCGAGGCCGTGGCCCTCTCCCCGGAGCGCGGCGCCCTCGATGACGACTTCCTGGCAGACCGCTTGGTCGACGGTCCGGGGCGGGACGGGGTTGGCGATGGCGTGGTCCCACTTCGCCTGAATCTCCTCGACCGGCGCGCCCATGCCGACGCTGTAGATCGCTCGGTTGGCGGCGATCGCGCCGACCACGACCGGGATGGAATACTTGCGGCCGCGGCCGTCGGTCACGTTGGTGAACAGGAACGCCTTGCGTTCGGACTCGTCGAGCCCGCCCACGAATTGCCAGCGCACCAGCGGGTGCAGCTCCGCGTCCTTGTCGATCGGTCGATCGATGGTCAAGAGAAGGCCTTGTTTCTTCAGCGCCTCCAGGTGTTCGTGGAGATCGGGGTAGCGCTTGGCGTCGTTCATGTGACTTTCGCTCCCGGGGTGTGATCCCCAGTTCCGTCCGGCTTTCCCGCGCCCTGGAGCCACCGCCACACGCGCTCGGGCGTGATCGGCAGCGAGCGGATCACGACGCCGAACGGCGCCAGCGCGTCCTCGACCGCGTTGGCCACCGCGGCCGGGGCCGGGATGGCCCCGCCCTCGCCCACCCCCTTGGCGCCCAGGGGCGTGAAGGGCGAAGGGTGCTCGAGACGGTCCACCTCGATGTCGGGGACATCGAGGGCCGTCGGCTTGAGGTAGTCCATGAAGGTCGCGGTCAGGAGCTGGCCGCGCTCGTCGTAGCGAAACTCCTCGAGGAGCGCCGCGCCCATGCCGTGGACCGTGGAACCGTGCACCATGCCCTCCACGATCAATGGATTGAGCTCGCGGCCGCAGTCGTGGACGACGACGTGCTTGAGAATCGTCACAGCACCGGTTCGTGGGTTCACTTCCACTAAGCAGACGTGAGCGGCATTGGAGAACACCAGCTGCGAGCGGACGCGGCGCGCCGCGTCCACCGGCTCGGCCAGCGGGTTCTGATGGGCGTGGCGCGCCTCCAGCCCGGGCGGGAGGCCCGGCGGCAGCCCGAGCACGTCGGCGTAAGCGGTGCGGGCGAGCTCGCGAAGCGACAGCGCGCGGGCGGGGACGCCGCGCACGCGCGCTTCGCCGCCGGACAGCTCCACGTCCGCGGGCGCCGCTTCCAGCCGATGGGCCGCGATCCTCACCAGCTTGTCGCGGACCTTTCGAGCGGCGCCGAGCACGGCGCCCACGTCGGTGACCGAGAACTTGTTGGAGTAATTCCCCGAGAGGTAGAGCCACGGTGTCGTGGCCGAGTCGAAGCCGCGCTCCACGTGGACCTGCTCGGGCGTGAGGCCCAACTCGTCGGCGACGATCTGGGCGATGACCGTCTCGTAACCCTGGCCGCTGGCCGGGTCGCCGATCGCCGCGCGCACCGTGCCGTCGGGTTCCATGCGGACCATCGCCGCCTCCGCCGAGCCCGACGCGGCTCGGCGCCCCGTGATCAGCTCGTAGGAGGCCAGGTTCGTCCCCGCCGGCTCCACCGACGTCGCGATGCCGATGCCCAGCAGGCGGCCGTCGGCGCGCGCGCGCCGCTGCTCGGCCCGCCAGTGCTCGTAGTCGAAGCGCGCCAGCGCCGTTTGCAGCGTGGCCGGATAGTCCCCGCTGTCGTAGCGGGCGCCGGGCGGCGTGGTGTACGGCATCTGCTCGGCCCGCACGTAGTTCCGCAGGCGCACCTCGGCGGGATCGAGGCCGAGGCGCCGCGCCAGCAGCGTCATCGCGCGCTCGATGGCGAAGCACATGAAGGGCTTGCCGATGCCGCGGTTGGCGCCGCTCGGGCACTTGTTCGTGAGCACCGAATACGGCTCGTACCGGAGGGCGCCGATGCGGTAGCCGTTGGCGATGTTGCCGAGCTTGATGAGGTTGTGCTGCGCCGGCGAGACGAGGTTCTTGCCCTCGTCGGTCACGTCGCGGACGCGGAGCGCCAGCACGGTGCCGTCGGCGCTGTAGGCCAGCTCCACGTCCATCACGCCGTTGGCGGCGTGCATGAGCGCAGCGAGGTTCTCGAGCCGGTCTTCGATCCACTTCACCGGGCGTCCGCTCTTCCGCGCGAGCAAGGCGCAGACCAGGAGGTACGCGGGGCGGCGCTTGTTGCCGAAGGCGCCGCCGACGTCGGGCACCACCAGCCGCAGCCGCGACTGCGGGACCCCGAGCGACTCGGCCAGGATCGCCAGCGTCAGGCCGGGGCGCTGATCGTTCGTCCAGAACGTGTAGGCGCCCGTTCCCGAGTCGTGCTCGGCGATGGCGCCGAAGGTTTCGAGGGGAGTCGAGGCGTACCGCTGGATCTCGAAGCGCTCGCGCAGGACGCCGTCGGCGCGGGCGAAGGCGCCGTCCACGTCGCCGTAGGTGAAGACGTCGTGCCACAGCACGTTCGTGCCGAGCTCGGGATAGAGCAGGGGCGCGCCCGGCGCGAGCGCTTTCTCGGGATCGACGATGGCCGGGAGCGGCTCGTACTGGACGACGATGCGCTCGATCGCATCCTCGGCCGTCGCCCGATCCACGGCCGCGACGGCCGCCACCGGCTCCCCGGCGAAGCGGACGCGGTCGACGGCCAGGCAGTAGTCGCGGAGCGGCACCGGCGTGGGGATGAGGGGGCGAATCGGTCCTGACATCCGCGCCGCCTCGGCGCCGGTGAGCACGGCCAGCACACCGGGCATCGCCTCCGCCGCGCGCGTGTCCACGCTCACGACCCGGGCGTGCGCGTGCGGGCTCCTCAGCATCGCGGCGTGGACGAGCCCCGGACGCGACAGGTCGTCCATATACCCGCCCCGTCCCGTCACCAGACGCGCGTCCTCTTTGCGGGGGACGGCGCTGCCGACCCAGGGACTCACGCGCGCTCCCCGCGCAACACGGCGGCCGCCCGCTCGACGGCGCGCACGATGTTGACGTAGCCCGTGCACATGCAGAGATTACCGGAGAGTGCTTCGCGGATGACGTCGCGCGTGGGAGCCCGGTCCTCGGCCAGCAGCTCGTGGGCGGTCACGATCATCCCCGGCGTGCAGAAGCCGCATTGCAGGGCCGCGCAGTCGCGAAAGGCCGCTTGCAGTGGGGAGAGCCCGTCGCCGGGTGTGAGGCCTTCGATGGTCGTGACGGTGGCGCCGTCGACCTGGGCAGCCAGCAGCAGGCAGGAGCGGGCGCTCCGTCCGTCGACCAGCACGGTGCAGGCGCCGCAGACGCCGTGCTCGCAGCCGAGGTGGGTGCCGGTGAGACCCAGGTCCTCGCGGAGGAACTCGGCGAGCGAGCGGCGCGCGGAGACCGTGCGCTCGAGGGGACGGCCGTTGACGGTGAGGCGGAGGGTGACGCTCACGATCCCAGGCGCGCGGCGCAGTCGAGCACGACCTGTTCGGTGAGCACGCCTACGAGGTGACGGCGGTAGTCGGCCGTGGCGTGCACGTCGTCGCGCGGCGCGCACTCGCGGGCGGCCGCCTCGCCGGCCGCGCGCGCGAGCGCGCGATCGATCGGCTGGCCGGC
It includes:
- a CDS encoding UbiD family decarboxylase; translation: MNDAKRYPDLHEHLEALKKQGLLLTIDRPIDKDAELHPLVRWQFVGGLDESERKAFLFTNVTDGRGRKYSIPVVVGAIAANRAIYSVGMGAPVEEIQAKWDHAIANPVPPRTVDQAVCQEVVIEGAALRGEGHGLDGLPIPISTPGWDSAPTLTATNVITRDPETGLQNMGTYRAALKAPDRLVVRMATRVGGAGGYLHYLEHQKRGDKTMPCAIVLGCPPYVAFMGPQKLPIGVDELAVAGGLAGEPINVVRGRTVDLLVPAEAEVVIEGLIDTEYVEPEAPFGESHGHVALEEFNMPMRVTAITHRREPIIPSYISQVAPSESSVIKRVAYEPLFLAHLRDALGVRGVKRVSLHEPLTGLLRVTIVTVEKGTPRPEVWRALYGASSFKGDCGKICIAVNDDIDPDNGDALLWALAYRMNPTDDVQALPHRGQGHGPKREHDQEEDSTLLMDATMKGDLPPLALPKKEFMERAKAIWEELGLPRLRPQPPWYGYSLGDWLPEWDEAAKRAVEGHYIENGRISEQHRRKGIKPETKFRPDQGRSS
- a CDS encoding xanthine dehydrogenase family protein molybdopterin-binding subunit — translated: MSPWVGSAVPRKEDARLVTGRGGYMDDLSRPGLVHAAMLRSPHAHARVVSVDTRAAEAMPGVLAVLTGAEAARMSGPIRPLIPTPVPLRDYCLAVDRVRFAGEPVAAVAAVDRATAEDAIERIVVQYEPLPAIVDPEKALAPGAPLLYPELGTNVLWHDVFTYGDVDGAFARADGVLRERFEIQRYASTPLETFGAIAEHDSGTGAYTFWTNDQRPGLTLAILAESLGVPQSRLRLVVPDVGGAFGNKRRPAYLLVCALLARKSGRPVKWIEDRLENLAALMHAANGVMDVELAYSADGTVLALRVRDVTDEGKNLVSPAQHNLIKLGNIANGYRIGALRYEPYSVLTNKCPSGANRGIGKPFMCFAIERAMTLLARRLGLDPAEVRLRNYVRAEQMPYTTPPGARYDSGDYPATLQTALARFDYEHWRAEQRRARADGRLLGIGIATSVEPAGTNLASYELITGRRAASGSAEAAMVRMEPDGTVRAAIGDPASGQGYETVIAQIVADELGLTPEQVHVERGFDSATTPWLYLSGNYSNKFSVTDVGAVLGAARKVRDKLVRIAAHRLEAAPADVELSGGEARVRGVPARALSLRELARTAYADVLGLPPGLPPGLEARHAHQNPLAEPVDAARRVRSQLVFSNAAHVCLVEVNPRTGAVTILKHVVVHDCGRELNPLIVEGMVHGSTVHGMGAALLEEFRYDERGQLLTATFMDYLKPTALDVPDIEVDRLEHPSPFTPLGAKGVGEGGAIPAPAAVANAVEDALAPFGVVIRSLPITPERVWRWLQGAGKPDGTGDHTPGAKVT
- a CDS encoding (2Fe-2S)-binding protein, which codes for MVSVTLRLTVNGRPLERTVSARRSLAEFLREDLGLTGTHLGCEHGVCGACTVLVDGRSARSCLLLAAQVDGATVTTIEGLTPGDGLSPLQAAFRDCAALQCGFCTPGMIVTAHELLAEDRAPTRDVIREALSGNLCMCTGYVNIVRAVERAAAVLRGERA